The DNA segment TTACCTATGGTACACAGGTAAAAGTAACCATATCGCGCTACTACACTCCATCTGGGCGTGGTATACAAGCATTAGATTATACGCATAAAGATGCCGATGGTAAAGCAATACGTATTGACTCAAAAGACTATAACGCTTTTAAAACCCGTAAAGGTCGTACAGTATATGATGGTGGTGGTATACTACCCGATGTAGTTTTGGAAGAGTCGAAACAAAGCACCATAGCCGATGCACTACAGCGCAATGATGCTATATTTAACTTTATTACTACTTACTACTACAAGAACCCAATTTTAGATAACACACTGCCTAAGATAACCGATAGCGATTTCGAAGATTTTAAAAAATTCCTTAAAAAAGAAGATTTTGATTTTGATACCGAAACCGAGAAAGCACTAAAAGTTATGTATGAAGCATCGGTAAAAGAAAAAATTGACGAAAACATTGCCAAAGAATACAAACAGCTAGTAATGGCGTTAGAAAAAAGTGAGGAAAAAGAAATAAACGAACATAAAGACGAAATAAAAAAACTAATGCTGGACGAAGCTATAAAGCGTTACCAATATAAAGAAGGGCTGTATAAACACTACACTACCAGTAACTCCGAAATTATAAAAGCCACAGCGTTATTAAAGAATACTACCGAATACAACAGGATTCTGCTTAAATAGAAAAACACAAAACCCCCTACTTACTATAAAAGCTAGGGGATTTTTTATGCTTAAAAATTAAATATCAGTAGGTAATAAATGCCTAATAGTTAAAAACATATACCTTTGCAGCTTTAACCCAATTATAAAGTGAGCAGTAATCACAGTAACCTTAACAAAGTAACAGCAGGAGGACTCATTGTTACTTTAGGAATAATTTACGGAGATATAGGAACTTCACCCCTATATGTTATGAAGGCTATAATGGGCGAAGTTCCTATAAAAGAAGAGGTTGTGCTTGGTGCGCTTTCTTGTATTTTTTGGACACTTACCTTACAAACCACCCTAAAATATGTACTGCTTACACTACAAGCCGATAATAATGGCGAAGGTGGTATCTTTTCGCTCTACACACTTTTAAAGAGGTTTAAGAAAAAATGGATGATAATTCCCGCCATCATTGGGGGTAGTTGTCTACTTGCCGACGGGTTTATAACCCCTCCTATATCGGTTTCCTCGGCGGTAGAGGGGTTAAAAGTTTTTAACCCCACCATTAATACCATTGCTATTGTAATAGGCATTCTCTTTGCTCTTTTCTTTATACAGCGTTTCGGGACAAAATTTTTAGGTAAGTTTTTTGGTCCTATGATGCTTATTTGGTTTAGTATGCTGGGTATACTGGGTATGGCTCAAATAGTAGGCGATTTAACTGTTTTTAAGGCATTAAACCCTTACTATGCTATTCATTTACTAAGCATACACCACGAAGGCTTTTATGTGCTTGGTTTTGTATTTTTATGTACTACGGGTGCCGAGGCTTTGTATAGCGATATGGGTCATTGCGGTAGGAACAACATTAGGATGAGTTGGATTTTTGTAAAAACAATGCTGGTGCTAAACTACTTTGGGCAAGGTGTGTACTTAATGAAATATTCGGGTAAAACACTTATAGATCTTGGTACATCTGGAAATCCAGGAAACCCTTTTTATTTACTAATGCCCGACTGGTTTTTACCCATCGGAATTGCTATAGCGACATCGGCAGCAATTATTGCCTCGCAGGCACTTATAAGTGGCTCGTTTACCATGATAAGTGAAGCGATGCGACTTAACCTTTGGCCAAAGGTATCGGTTAAGTTCCCTACAGAGCTGAAAGGACAATTATACATCCCTTCTATCAACTGGTTATTGTTTTTTGGGTGCTGTGCTATTGTTTTATATTTTGAAGAATCGAGTAAGATGGAAGCTGCCTATGGGCTTGCCATAATAATTTGTATGCTAATGACTACTTCTTTACTGGGTATGTTTATGGCTACAAAGCGCTATCCGCTCTGGATCATTGTATCAATTATATCGGTTTACTTGGTTATAGAAGGTGCTTTTTTTGTTGCTAATATAGATAAGTTTCACAACGGTGGTTATGTTTCGGTAATTATTACTGGCGTGCTTTCTGTAGTTATGACAACATGGTACACCGCCAAGAAAATACGAAGTGGTTATACCGAATTTACAAAAGTAGAGAATTACAAAACAGTACTCTCTGAGCTTAGTAACGACCTTACTATCCCTAAATATGCAACGCATTTGGTGTATTTAACCAATGCGCAGTTTAGCGACGAAATAGAATCGAAAGTACTATACTCTATATTGCAAAAAAGACCTAAACGCGCCGACTTATACTGGTTCTTACATGTTAATGTGGTAGATGAACCTTATCGTATGGATTATCGTGTACGCGAAATTATTGAAGGCGATGTTATTCGTATCGATTTTTATTTGGGCTTCCGTGTACCACCAAGAATCAACCTTTTGTTTAAAGAAGTGGTAAAAGATATGGTAGAGCGTGGCGAGGTAGATATTACAAGTCGCTATGAATCTTTAAACCGAAACAATGTTATTGGCGATTTTAAGTTTGTTATTATAGAGAAGTTTATGTCTTATGATAACGACTTGCCTTGGTATGAAAGAATAGTGCTAGATATATACCATGTACTGAAAAAAATAAGCCTTTCTGAAGGGCGTGCTTTTGGGCTTGACAGTAGCTCTGTTAAAGTAGAAAAATTCCCAATAGTAATTCATCCGCCCGAAGATGTAGCCCTAACAAGGGTAGATGAGTAAAAAAATTATTAAATTAGCAGAACAATGAAAACAATTTTCAACATATTAGTTTTACTGCTAGTTACCAACATTACACTTGCCCAAGAAGAAACCGTTTACTCTATATATTTTGAATTTGATAAATATAATTTAGATGATAAACAGGGCAATAATGTTGTAGCTTTTATAAACGCTATAGATACTACCCGAATAGAAAGCATACAGATATTTGGCTATACTGATGACCGTGGTAAAGACGAATATAACTACAAGCTATCTAACAATCGTGCCAATACCATTAAAGAAAAAATGATAGGTAGTGGTATTAAAAACAAAATTATTGTAACCATAGAGGGAAAAGGGCGCATATTGTTGCAAGATGATATCGACAACGTATCAGAAGCGCGCTCTAAAAATCGCCGTGTAGATGTGGTAGTAAACTTTGAGCCACTCCCCCCACCTAAGCTAGAACCGGGTGTATATAACACGGTTAAAAAAGACATGATAGTGGGCGACCGTGTGTACCTTCAAAATATTCTTTTTGAACGTGGTAGTAGCAAACTAACTGGAAAATCGAGAGTAGAACTCGAAAGGATAGCACGCCTGCTGCACAAGTATAGAAACCTACAATTTGAGATACAAGGTCATGTATGCTGTACTCCTACCTTCCAGAAAGAGGCTATAGATAAAGATACTCGTAAACGCGAACTCTCTATAAATAGAGCAAGAACGGTGTACAAATTTTTATTACGTAAAAGAATACCCGAAAGCAGAATGAGTTATAAAGGCTATGGTAATACCGTACCGCTAGGTAAAGGCTCTGAATATGACCGTAGGGTAGAGCTTGTGATTACTAAGATTTAGTATTTAGCACACAGTTTTCAGTTGCAGTGCGTTATTAAGTACAACTAATTTATTGTCGTTTCATCCTGATGTGCGGAATATCGTCTTCAAGATACCCCTCGCCTACCTGCACAAAACCATGACTTTCGTAAAACTTTTTTAAGTACAACTGTGCCGATATGGTAATGGCTGTAGTAGTATAATGCTTTGAAATACCTGCTATAGCAGCCTCCATAAGGTTGTGCCCCCATTTACGGTCACGATATTTCTCATTAATAACGACCCTACCAATGGCAGCTTCTTCAAAATAATACCCTGGTTCAAAAAGGCGTGCATAAGCAACAACATTACCTTCATAAATGCCGAGTAGATGTAATGCCTTTTCATCTTTACCATCTATATCCTGATATACGCAGTTTTGCTCTACTACAAACACCTCACTGCGTAATTGTAGCACTGAGTATAGTTCATCTAGTGAAAACTCGTTAAATTGCTTTATTTTGAATATTGGTTGTTTTGTAATTTCCGACATTATTCTTTAAAATATTTAAGATGACTAACATAATCTGTAAACTTTAGAAATCTGCCGTTTCGTTTCATCTTTTCATTTTCGAAATATATGTATTGATTCTCCATAATCAATTCTATTTCAAAAATATTAGCAGTTCTATCCTTTATGGTATATTTTGAATTTTTTTCAGATAATCCAATAGAAAAAACAGTTATAGTATCTATTTCAGCAGTCTTATCAAAATAAATTTTCCCTTCAGAATCAGTTAATAAATACTCTCCCGAATCATTTATCTTAATACTCCACCCCGGTAAGGGAAACTTATCTTCATTTTGATTTAGATTTAACTGTATATAAGGCTTTCCTTCAGTATGTTTTTCTTCTACTATCAAATAATCGTTTTTACAATAATCATAACTGTTTAAAATTATATTATTGCCCTCTATATGCCACGTTCCTTGAGATTCCTTATAATATAAGCCGGCTCTATAAGTATAAGAAAATGCTGTATCGTTAAGGGTTATTTCTGAATATAGATAAGGATTATTTTTTCTTTTGCAGACATAGTTACCCTTTAGCTGAGTTACTTTTATTGGACTACAAGAAACTAAAAAAAATCCTATGATTAATGTATATGAAAGTAAAGCAGATAAATACTTTATTTTGAATTGAATCATTTATTGAAATTGTAATGACTTGATAATCGACTCCAGCTCTATGATGAGGTCGCGCTTGGGCGACGAAGGGCTGTAAATAAACCCTTCTATTACCAAATAACATTGATGCTTATCGTCGCGAATGGCGTAGTTAAGGAAAGGTCCATTCATAAAGTCATTTTCCATTTCCCAATTACCACGTGTTTCAAAAGCACGATTATCTTTAAAACTTGTCATGAATAAGTAAGGCGAGTAAGCCTCTTCTGTTTTCATGTAAGTATTCTCTTCTTGCCCGTGTATGTATAGACTACCTATAGAGTCGCGCATACTGATAATGTTACTCAATATCGTTTTTTCTTGCTCTATTGTTTCATAAGGCACACTATACAGTAGTATGTTGGTATTACCGCTTGGTATATCTTTTTTTAGCCAAACAAACTTATCATTTTCTATAGCATAGGTATAGGTAGCAGGAACCATTATCGAGATGCCAAACTGTTCTTTAAAAGGTATTGTGTCTAGTAATCCTGCTTTTCGGTTACGCTTTTGGTTTTCGCATATTTCGGTTTCTTTTATTTTCATGATAATCTCATCAGAGTGCATTTCTATGAGATCTAGTAAATCGTCGATGCTTTTTCCGCTAAAGGTAAACACATTTTGTGGCGTGCAAAAACTGTTTTTTTTTGAAGTATATTCCTTTTCGCCTCCTTTGTTTATTATAATAATATTTCTGCCTTTTTTAAGGGCTTCATCAAAGGTACTTTCGTGATATTGGTTTAGTGTAAAAAGAGGTTCTTCTTGTGTAAGACCATCAACTGGTGCAGCTAGTTTTTTGCGCAGGCTGTCGCCTATGTCGCCACTCCATAGCACATCATTTATAATGATAGATATCTCATTAATATTCCCTTTGGATGCTACTGCATCTGCATCGCTGTCATCTTTGCAAGCTGTAGCACAAAGAACAAAAACAAAAAATACTATTTGTTTTATTCTTTTCATGATAATAAACTCCTTTACTTTAGTTAACAACAACCTTTAGCTTCATGCCAGGTTTAATGCTTTCTCCTTTTATTTTGTTCCAGTTTTTAAGGTTCTCTACTGTTACACCAGGATGTTTTTTTGCGATACTGAATAAAGAGTCTCCTTTTTGAACAATATACAAATGCTCCTTTTCATAATCAAAGTCTTTAAACTTATTGTCTTTATGAGTATCAGTCGCCACCTCAAGTGTTTCGGCTTCCTCTTCTGCTATTTCAGTATCTTCAATAACCTCATCTTCATCAATTACTATACCTTCATCAACGGGTATTATAGGTTTAATAATTGCGGCTTTTAGCGGCTTTAATTTTTCCTTTTTAACCTCTTTAGGTTTTATCTCGGCTATAGCCTCTACTTTTGGCATAGGCGGTATATCTACAATAGTTTCTACCTTAATTTTCAGGTTTTGCCCTACCCTAATCATATTACCT comes from the Flavobacterium arcticum genome and includes:
- a CDS encoding KUP/HAK/KT family potassium transporter, which translates into the protein MSSNHSNLNKVTAGGLIVTLGIIYGDIGTSPLYVMKAIMGEVPIKEEVVLGALSCIFWTLTLQTTLKYVLLTLQADNNGEGGIFSLYTLLKRFKKKWMIIPAIIGGSCLLADGFITPPISVSSAVEGLKVFNPTINTIAIVIGILFALFFIQRFGTKFLGKFFGPMMLIWFSMLGILGMAQIVGDLTVFKALNPYYAIHLLSIHHEGFYVLGFVFLCTTGAEALYSDMGHCGRNNIRMSWIFVKTMLVLNYFGQGVYLMKYSGKTLIDLGTSGNPGNPFYLLMPDWFLPIGIAIATSAAIIASQALISGSFTMISEAMRLNLWPKVSVKFPTELKGQLYIPSINWLLFFGCCAIVLYFEESSKMEAAYGLAIIICMLMTTSLLGMFMATKRYPLWIIVSIISVYLVIEGAFFVANIDKFHNGGYVSVIITGVLSVVMTTWYTAKKIRSGYTEFTKVENYKTVLSELSNDLTIPKYATHLVYLTNAQFSDEIESKVLYSILQKRPKRADLYWFLHVNVVDEPYRMDYRVREIIEGDVIRIDFYLGFRVPPRINLLFKEVVKDMVERGEVDITSRYESLNRNNVIGDFKFVIIEKFMSYDNDLPWYERIVLDIYHVLKKISLSEGRAFGLDSSSVKVEKFPIVIHPPEDVALTRVDE
- a CDS encoding OmpA family protein, translated to MKTIFNILVLLLVTNITLAQEETVYSIYFEFDKYNLDDKQGNNVVAFINAIDTTRIESIQIFGYTDDRGKDEYNYKLSNNRANTIKEKMIGSGIKNKIIVTIEGKGRILLQDDIDNVSEARSKNRRVDVVVNFEPLPPPKLEPGVYNTVKKDMIVGDRVYLQNILFERGSSKLTGKSRVELERIARLLHKYRNLQFEIQGHVCCTPTFQKEAIDKDTRKRELSINRARTVYKFLLRKRIPESRMSYKGYGNTVPLGKGSEYDRRVELVITKI
- a CDS encoding GNAT family N-acetyltransferase, whose protein sequence is MSEITKQPIFKIKQFNEFSLDELYSVLQLRSEVFVVEQNCVYQDIDGKDEKALHLLGIYEGNVVAYARLFEPGYYFEEAAIGRVVINEKYRDRKWGHNLMEAAIAGISKHYTTTAITISAQLYLKKFYESHGFVQVGEGYLEDDIPHIRMKRQ
- a CDS encoding DUF4837 family protein, with protein sequence MKRIKQIVFFVFVLCATACKDDSDADAVASKGNINEISIIINDVLWSGDIGDSLRKKLAAPVDGLTQEEPLFTLNQYHESTFDEALKKGRNIIIINKGGEKEYTSKKNSFCTPQNVFTFSGKSIDDLLDLIEMHSDEIIMKIKETEICENQKRNRKAGLLDTIPFKEQFGISIMVPATYTYAIENDKFVWLKKDIPSGNTNILLYSVPYETIEQEKTILSNIISMRDSIGSLYIHGQEENTYMKTEEAYSPYLFMTSFKDNRAFETRGNWEMENDFMNGPFLNYAIRDDKHQCYLVIEGFIYSPSSPKRDLIIELESIIKSLQFQ